A part of Saliniradius amylolyticus genomic DNA contains:
- the mlaE gene encoding lipid asymmetry maintenance ABC transporter permease subunit MlaE produces the protein MDWLASIGRNTIARLAAMGRATQLLSGAVFARPRPIKHFPLLIKQIYVVGVQSLLIIIVSGAFIGMVLALQAYTVLVDYGAEQSLGPMVALSLLRELGPVVTALLFAGRAGSALAAEIGLMKATEQLSSLEMMAVDPLRRIIAPRLWAGVIAMPLLALIFSAVGILGGHAVGVEWLQVDAGSFWSIMQSAVDLHDDILNGVIKSVVFAFVVTWIAVFKGYDSIPTSEGISQATTQTVVYSSLAVLGLDFVLTALMFGTS, from the coding sequence ATGGATTGGTTGGCGTCCATAGGGCGCAATACCATAGCGCGGTTGGCGGCGATGGGTCGAGCCACGCAGTTATTAAGTGGGGCAGTATTTGCGCGCCCTCGGCCGATAAAGCATTTTCCGCTGCTGATTAAGCAGATCTATGTGGTGGGTGTACAGTCGCTGCTAATCATCATCGTCTCCGGCGCCTTTATCGGCATGGTGTTGGCACTGCAAGCCTATACTGTATTGGTGGATTATGGCGCCGAACAAAGTCTGGGACCCATGGTGGCCTTATCGCTGCTCAGGGAGTTGGGACCTGTGGTGACGGCATTGTTGTTCGCTGGTCGTGCTGGTTCGGCTTTGGCTGCCGAAATCGGTCTGATGAAGGCCACAGAGCAGTTGAGCAGTTTAGAGATGATGGCCGTAGATCCTTTACGTCGGATTATCGCGCCGCGTTTATGGGCAGGAGTGATCGCCATGCCTCTGTTGGCGCTGATATTCAGTGCGGTGGGTATTCTTGGTGGCCATGCCGTTGGCGTGGAATGGCTCCAGGTGGATGCGGGCAGCTTCTGGTCCATTATGCAGTCGGCGGTGGATCTGCATGACGATATTCTAAATGGCGTCATCAAGAGCGTTGTTTTTGCCTTTGTGGTGACCTGGATTGCCGTCTTTAAAGGCTATGACTCCATCCCCACCTCCGAAGGCATTAGTCAGGCCACCACTCAAACGGTGGTGTATTCGTCACTGGCGGTGCTGGGACTGGATTTTGTGTTAACCGCGTTGATGTTTGGTACAAGTTAA
- a CDS encoding ATP-binding cassette domain-containing protein, which produces MDDLITIEDLCFSRADRQIYNKVSLRIPQGKTTAIMGPSGIGKTTLLKLIGGQLKPDSGDILFRGESIPKMGRSRLYEVRREMSMLFQSGALFTDMSVFDNVAFPLREHTELSESLIRTIVLMKLQAVGLRGAIDFMPSELSGGMARRAALARAIALDPRLIMYDEPFAGQDPISMGVLVKLIKELNDALDLTSVVVTHDVHEVMTIADYVYIMADKKIVGEGTPDQIRNSDSELVQQFMQGQADGPVPYHYPAPDLETQLMERL; this is translated from the coding sequence ATGGATGATTTAATCACAATCGAAGATCTCTGCTTTTCCCGCGCCGATCGTCAGATCTATAACAAGGTCTCACTGCGGATTCCGCAGGGCAAAACGACGGCCATCATGGGGCCCAGTGGTATAGGTAAAACCACGCTCCTGAAGCTTATTGGCGGGCAGCTGAAGCCGGACTCCGGCGATATTCTGTTCAGGGGTGAGTCTATTCCGAAAATGGGGCGCAGCCGGTTGTATGAGGTACGCCGGGAAATGAGCATGCTGTTTCAAAGTGGCGCGTTATTTACCGATATGTCGGTGTTCGATAACGTCGCTTTTCCCTTGCGTGAGCACACTGAGTTGTCCGAGTCTTTGATCCGTACCATCGTACTTATGAAGTTACAGGCAGTGGGTCTCCGAGGTGCGATTGATTTTATGCCCAGTGAACTGTCGGGTGGTATGGCTCGTCGGGCGGCTCTGGCCCGGGCGATTGCTCTGGACCCCAGGTTGATTATGTACGATGAGCCTTTCGCGGGGCAGGACCCCATTTCTATGGGCGTCTTGGTGAAGCTGATTAAAGAATTAAACGATGCCCTGGATCTGACCAGCGTGGTGGTCACTCATGATGTGCATGAGGTGATGACTATTGCCGACTATGTGTACATTATGGCTGATAAGAAGATCGTAGGAGAGGGCACGCCTGATCAGATTCGCAACAGTGACTCTGAATTAGTGCAGCAATTTATGCAGGGACAGGCTGACGGGCCGGTCCCCTATCACTATCCGGCACCGGATTTGGAAACTCAGTTGATGGAGCGGCTATGA
- the kdsC gene encoding 3-deoxy-manno-octulosonate-8-phosphatase KdsC: MAVIQTPYQSIESQLLEQCRHLRLLAFDVDGIFSDGRIYLGNNGEELKSFHTLDGYGIKSLLKQGLVVAVITGRRSGLVQQRMQSLGVEHIIQGEENKGAALRELITNLDLQPEQVASMGDDMPDLPMFELSGLSFSVPGAHPLVQQQADYITLRQGGYGAVREICDLVLQALGQLHQIQGSSV, encoded by the coding sequence ATGGCAGTGATACAGACCCCTTATCAAAGCATTGAGAGTCAATTACTGGAACAGTGCCGTCATTTACGTCTGCTTGCCTTCGATGTGGACGGTATTTTTTCCGATGGCCGTATCTATCTGGGCAATAATGGCGAAGAGCTCAAGAGCTTTCATACTCTGGATGGTTACGGCATTAAGAGTCTGCTCAAACAGGGCTTGGTAGTGGCGGTGATCACGGGTCGCCGCTCCGGGCTGGTGCAGCAACGCATGCAGTCGCTCGGCGTGGAACATATTATTCAGGGCGAAGAAAACAAAGGGGCGGCGTTGAGAGAACTCATTACCAACTTGGATCTCCAACCTGAGCAAGTAGCCAGTATGGGCGACGACATGCCGGATTTGCCCATGTTTGAACTGAGCGGCCTGAGTTTCAGCGTCCCTGGCGCTCATCCTCTGGTTCAACAGCAAGCCGATTATATTACCCTGCGCCAGGGAGGCTATGGCGCCGTGCGCGAAATCTGCGACCTGGTGCTACAAGCCTTGGGACAGTTACATCAGATTCAGGGTAGCAGCGTATGA
- the lptC gene encoding LPS export ABC transporter periplasmic protein LptC, whose product MSRISLSIILLFLLVVLTASLGWFTDTGPRPKQTREDYLRPNYEASRMQTRLYDASGQLTHRIDAQKMEHYDALGFTLFQQPDYWLYDGQLTQPWHIQAEQATLHSDQRLQLDGQVDVTNAAEDSFVRRIETEFMQIDLKDKLMHSDQPVLISGESYQIKSNGMSGDIRDKAFELLDHVQTQYDTQP is encoded by the coding sequence ATGAGTCGTATTAGCCTGAGCATTATTCTGCTGTTCTTGCTGGTTGTGCTCACCGCAAGTCTGGGATGGTTTACCGATACCGGTCCCCGCCCTAAGCAAACTCGGGAGGATTATCTGCGTCCCAATTACGAAGCCAGTCGTATGCAAACCCGGCTTTACGATGCCAGTGGGCAGCTAACCCATCGCATCGACGCTCAGAAAATGGAGCACTATGACGCACTGGGCTTTACCCTGTTCCAGCAACCGGACTACTGGCTTTATGATGGTCAGCTCACCCAGCCCTGGCACATTCAGGCCGAACAGGCCACTTTGCATAGCGATCAACGATTGCAACTGGATGGTCAGGTGGATGTGACTAATGCCGCAGAGGATAGCTTTGTGAGGCGTATAGAGACCGAGTTTATGCAGATAGATTTAAAGGACAAACTGATGCACTCTGATCAACCAGTGCTGATCAGTGGCGAAAGCTATCAGATTAAAAGTAATGGTATGAGCGGCGATATCCGCGATAAAGCGTTCGAGTTATTAGATCATGTACAAACCCAATATGATACCCAGCCTTAA
- the lptA gene encoding lipopolysaccharide transport periplasmic protein LptA, giving the protein MYKPNMIPSLKHNLLLCLLACGGAQATEGDFQQPIQVSSGSQFVDGKNKTSVFKDNVRIEQGSLLIQADEVEVIASEGKGKEVFIATGNPTTYSQLMEDGSRISASAQRIQYRVNGRQIALEGQAQFQQDNSMVKGDRIIFDMDAEQLLAEGSKQGEERVTTVFQPEEKAAGNDNQNQKEPQEP; this is encoded by the coding sequence ATGTACAAACCCAATATGATACCCAGCCTTAAACACAACCTGTTGTTATGCCTACTGGCTTGTGGCGGCGCTCAGGCCACCGAAGGCGACTTTCAACAACCGATACAGGTGAGCTCCGGTTCCCAGTTTGTGGACGGCAAAAACAAAACTTCAGTATTTAAAGACAATGTTCGAATCGAACAAGGGTCACTGCTGATCCAAGCCGACGAAGTTGAAGTGATCGCCAGCGAAGGCAAGGGCAAGGAAGTTTTTATTGCCACAGGCAACCCCACAACCTACTCCCAGCTTATGGAAGATGGCAGTCGCATCTCAGCATCAGCACAGCGGATCCAGTATCGGGTCAATGGTCGCCAGATCGCTCTGGAAGGCCAGGCCCAGTTCCAGCAAGACAACAGCATGGTCAAGGGTGACAGGATCATCTTTGACATGGATGCCGAGCAACTTCTGGCTGAGGGCAGCAAGCAGGGTGAAGAGCGGGTCACTACGGTCTTCCAACCGGAGGAAAAAGCCGCCGGTAACGACAACCAAAACCAGAAAGAGCCACAGGAACCTTGA
- the lptB gene encoding LPS export ABC transporter ATP-binding protein → MPTLSAANLAKSYKNRQVVRDVSLSVSTGQIVGLLGPNGAGKTTTFYMIVGLVPLNKGQIRIDDDDLTLEPMHVRARKGIGYLPQESSIFRKLTVHQNLMAILETRKDLDKDQREALADELLDEFNVNHIRNSLGMSLSGGERRRVEIARALAANPRFILLDEPFAGVDPISVSDIKKIIHHLRDRGIGVLITDHNVRETLDVCENAYIVSHGELIAQGSAEEVLNNKQVRDVYLGEQFRL, encoded by the coding sequence ATGCCTACGTTAAGCGCGGCCAACTTGGCCAAATCTTACAAAAACCGTCAGGTGGTCAGGGATGTCAGTTTAAGCGTCTCCACCGGCCAAATTGTCGGACTGCTGGGGCCAAATGGTGCCGGTAAAACCACCACTTTTTATATGATTGTCGGCTTGGTGCCTCTGAACAAAGGCCAAATCCGCATCGACGATGACGACCTGACCCTGGAACCCATGCACGTGCGAGCGCGCAAAGGCATCGGCTACTTGCCTCAGGAATCATCCATCTTTCGTAAGCTGACGGTACACCAGAATCTGATGGCAATCCTCGAGACCCGTAAAGATCTGGATAAAGATCAGCGCGAAGCCCTGGCCGACGAACTGCTGGATGAATTTAACGTCAATCACATTCGTAATAGTCTGGGTATGAGCCTGTCCGGCGGTGAGCGCCGACGGGTTGAGATAGCCCGCGCCCTGGCCGCCAACCCCAGATTTATACTGTTGGATGAACCCTTCGCCGGTGTGGACCCTATCTCGGTCAGCGACATCAAGAAGATCATTCATCACCTCAGAGACCGAGGGATTGGGGTTCTCATTACCGACCATAATGTGCGCGAAACTTTGGATGTGTGTGAAAACGCCTATATTGTCAGCCACGGCGAACTCATTGCTCAGGGCAGCGCCGAAGAAGTACTGAATAACAAGCAAGTCAGAGATGTATACCTGGGCGAACAATTCAGGCTATAG
- a CDS encoding RNA polymerase factor sigma-54: MKPSLQLKFSQQLTMTPQLQQAIRLLQLSTLDLQQEIQEALDSNPLLEAEDGMGEQSLEDQAESRQKDSDNVDTNEALKSQEMPDDLPMDTTWDEYYSATPAPVSSAPVGGDDTVYQGETSDSIQDHLLWQMRLSHFSDTDTSIATAIIDAIDDTGYLTLSAEDILDSLNDDEVDLDEVECVLKRIQRFDPVGIGARTVPECLLVQLSQFAPDTPYLEQAKAIILEHSELLGSKDYRTLMRKTRLKEDDLREVMRLLQTLNPRPASAVVQNQPEYVIPDVAVNKKNGRWVVELNPDSLPKLSVNQQYAAMSRNAKNASDSQFIKSHMQEAKWFIKSLESRNDTLLKVASCIVQHQQGFFEHGPEAMKPLVLNDVAEMVDMHESTISRVTTQKYMHTPRGIFELKYFFSSHVATETGGECSSTAIRALIKKLVAAENPAKPLSDSKIAQLLAEQGIVVARRTIAKYRESLLIPSSNQRKSLV; encoded by the coding sequence ATGAAGCCGTCGTTACAGCTAAAATTCAGCCAACAACTGACTATGACCCCACAGTTGCAACAGGCCATTCGCCTGCTGCAGCTCTCAACGCTGGATCTGCAACAGGAGATTCAGGAAGCGCTGGATTCAAACCCGCTATTGGAAGCCGAAGATGGTATGGGTGAGCAGAGCCTGGAAGACCAGGCCGAAAGTCGGCAAAAAGACTCCGACAACGTGGATACCAACGAGGCCCTGAAAAGTCAGGAGATGCCCGATGACCTGCCCATGGATACCACCTGGGACGAATACTACAGTGCTACGCCTGCCCCCGTTTCGTCGGCTCCAGTGGGCGGTGATGATACCGTCTATCAGGGGGAAACCAGCGACAGCATTCAGGACCATTTGCTGTGGCAAATGCGCCTGAGCCATTTTAGCGACACCGATACCAGTATCGCGACGGCGATCATCGATGCCATTGACGATACCGGCTACCTGACCCTCTCTGCCGAAGACATCCTCGACAGCCTGAATGATGATGAGGTGGATCTGGATGAGGTGGAGTGCGTGCTGAAACGAATTCAGCGTTTCGATCCTGTCGGCATTGGCGCCCGCACCGTACCCGAATGCCTGTTGGTCCAGCTAAGTCAGTTTGCGCCCGATACACCCTACCTGGAACAGGCGAAGGCCATTATTCTTGAGCACAGTGAACTGTTAGGCAGTAAGGACTATCGCACCCTGATGCGCAAAACCCGCTTGAAGGAGGATGATCTGCGTGAGGTGATGCGCCTGCTGCAAACCTTGAATCCCAGGCCGGCCAGTGCCGTAGTGCAAAATCAGCCCGAATATGTGATTCCGGATGTCGCCGTCAACAAAAAGAACGGCCGCTGGGTGGTAGAGCTAAACCCCGACAGTCTTCCCAAACTGAGCGTCAATCAGCAATACGCGGCCATGAGCCGAAATGCCAAAAACGCTAGCGACAGCCAGTTTATAAAGTCCCACATGCAGGAAGCCAAGTGGTTTATCAAGAGCCTGGAGAGCCGCAACGACACCCTCCTCAAGGTGGCCAGCTGTATTGTTCAGCATCAGCAAGGCTTCTTCGAACATGGCCCTGAAGCCATGAAACCATTGGTACTTAATGATGTCGCAGAAATGGTGGACATGCATGAATCCACCATCTCGCGGGTAACAACTCAAAAATACATGCATACGCCCAGAGGCATCTTTGAGCTTAAGTACTTTTTCTCCAGTCACGTGGCCACAGAGACCGGCGGCGAATGCTCGTCCACCGCTATTCGGGCCTTGATCAAGAAATTGGTGGCAGCAGAAAACCCTGCCAAACCATTGAGTGACAGCAAGATTGCGCAATTGTTGGCCGAACAGGGCATTGTGGTAGCCCGGCGGACAATCGCAAAATACCGGGAGTCATTACTGATCCCATCCTCAAACCAACGAAAGAGTCTGGTCTGA
- the hpf gene encoding ribosome hibernation promoting factor: protein MQINLTGHHVDITDALRDYVDSKFTKLERHFDHINNVHVILNVEKLTQKAEATLHLKGGEVFADASDSNMYAAIDGLIDKLDRQVIKHKEKMKRH, encoded by the coding sequence ATGCAAATCAACCTTACTGGTCATCACGTTGACATCACCGACGCCCTTCGTGACTATGTGGATAGTAAGTTCACCAAACTTGAGCGACACTTCGACCACATCAATAATGTCCACGTTATTCTTAACGTTGAAAAACTGACGCAAAAAGCTGAAGCAACCCTGCACCTGAAAGGGGGCGAGGTGTTTGCCGATGCATCCGACTCCAATATGTATGCGGCCATTGATGGCCTGATCGACAAGCTTGACCGACAGGTGATAAAGCACAAGGAAAAAATGAAACGTCACTAA
- the ptsN gene encoding PTS IIA-like nitrogen regulatory protein PtsN produces MNIKDLLPPECTLCRTQGSSKKRILQTISDIAVDYLPGLEEDDVLGSLICREKMGSTGIGNGIAIPHGRLSGLTKVLAILVTTDSPISYDAVDDKPVDIFLALLVPEDQAEGHLQTLAAIASRLNDKGVVQKLRQAHSDQELYEAIT; encoded by the coding sequence ATGAACATAAAAGACCTTTTACCCCCTGAGTGCACCCTGTGTCGCACTCAGGGTTCCAGTAAGAAACGAATTCTACAAACCATTAGCGATATTGCGGTCGACTACTTGCCCGGCTTAGAGGAAGACGACGTCCTCGGCAGCCTGATTTGCCGGGAGAAGATGGGCAGTACCGGCATCGGCAATGGCATCGCCATCCCCCATGGGCGTCTGTCCGGGCTGACCAAGGTGCTGGCGATTTTGGTCACCACAGACAGCCCCATCAGTTATGACGCTGTTGATGATAAGCCTGTAGATATTTTCCTGGCTCTGCTGGTACCCGAAGACCAGGCCGAAGGCCATCTGCAGACTCTGGCCGCCATCGCTAGTCGATTGAACGATAAAGGCGTGGTGCAAAAGCTGCGTCAGGCCCACTCTGATCAGGAACTCTACGAGGCGATTACTTGA
- the rapZ gene encoding RNase adapter RapZ: protein MKLIIISGRSGSGKSIVLRALEDLGYYCVDNIPVNLLPTLTHTVVDEYDQVAVSIDVRNLPKNPDDLVEILDYLPASWELTILYLDASDDVLVKRFSETRRLHPLSKNSISLTDAIQTEKDLLVPITERADLYIDTGELTVHQLAELVRERILGKKSSRLVLVFESFGFKHGIPKDADYVFDARFLPNPHWEPDLKPLTGKDPEVEAFLGGETIVTKFIWQIQNLIATWLPHLERNNRSYVTIAIGCTGGQHRSVYVAECLARSFKVTHPDVQIRHRELARQEAHEN from the coding sequence TTGAAACTTATTATCATCAGTGGCCGCTCTGGCTCAGGCAAGTCTATCGTTTTGAGGGCACTGGAAGATCTGGGCTACTACTGCGTGGATAACATTCCAGTAAACCTGCTACCCACCCTGACCCATACTGTGGTGGACGAATACGACCAGGTAGCCGTATCCATCGATGTGCGCAACCTGCCTAAAAACCCCGATGATTTGGTAGAAATTCTGGATTATCTTCCGGCCAGTTGGGAACTGACCATTCTCTATCTGGATGCCAGCGATGACGTGCTGGTAAAACGCTTTAGCGAAACCCGGCGCTTGCACCCCTTATCCAAAAATAGCATATCCCTGACCGACGCCATTCAGACGGAGAAAGATCTCTTAGTTCCCATTACCGAACGCGCCGACCTCTATATCGATACGGGCGAGTTAACTGTCCACCAGCTGGCCGAACTGGTACGGGAGAGAATTCTGGGCAAGAAAAGCTCACGGTTGGTACTGGTGTTTGAATCTTTCGGCTTTAAGCACGGTATTCCCAAGGACGCCGATTATGTCTTCGACGCCCGTTTTCTGCCCAATCCCCACTGGGAACCCGACCTTAAGCCTTTGACCGGAAAAGACCCTGAAGTAGAGGCTTTCCTGGGCGGCGAAACCATCGTCACCAAGTTTATCTGGCAAATACAGAACCTGATCGCCACATGGCTGCCTCACTTAGAGCGCAATAACCGTAGCTATGTGACTATTGCCATCGGCTGCACCGGTGGCCAGCATCGCTCAGTGTATGTGGCCGAATGCCTGGCGCGCAGCTTTAAGGTGACCCATCCGGATGTGCAGATCCGGCACCGGGAACTGGCTCGACAGGAAGCCCATGAAAATTGA
- a CDS encoding HPr family phosphocarrier protein produces MKIEKTLTIINKLGLHARAATQLAKLTNQFDATVTLYQGDKSANANSVLGLMMLESSQGKEVRVISEGEDAEAAMAAVEQLIQQRFNESE; encoded by the coding sequence ATGAAAATTGAAAAAACACTCACCATCATCAATAAACTGGGCCTTCATGCCCGGGCCGCAACTCAGTTAGCGAAGTTAACGAACCAGTTTGATGCGACTGTCACTCTTTATCAGGGCGATAAGTCAGCCAATGCCAACAGTGTGTTAGGCCTGATGATGCTGGAGTCTTCTCAGGGTAAAGAAGTACGGGTGATCAGCGAAGGCGAAGACGCGGAAGCGGCCATGGCTGCGGTGGAGCAGCTGATCCAGCAAAGATTCAACGAGTCCGAATAG
- the mgtE gene encoding magnesium transporter, with product MEEDFETQSSSQQLEAINEALSSGMYVHVRKMLHHMPAADVAFLLESSPSKTRAVLWQLIDPDFHGDVLEELSEDVRNGIIRQMMPEKLAGALEDMDTDDLAELLRGLPDTIFQEVLKSMDEQDRQRAEQALSFGEDTAGFIMNTDTITLRPEVTIDVILRYLRLKGDLPKDTDAFYVVNRHDKLIGIVPLTRLLTATSDMTIEELMNEEPETIPADMPEGEVAKLFERYNWVSAPVVDEDNHLLGRITIDDVVDIIREEAEHSMMSMVGLDDEEDTFAPVLKSTQRRSIWLGVNLVTALMAAMVSDLFEATLSQLAVLAILNTIVPSMGGVAGNQTLTLVIRGMALGHVGTSNARWLINKELAIGALNGVIWAVLIAGVIALWKQDLVLGGIIAFAMMCNMFAAGLAGATLPLIMKKMNIDPALAGSVILTTITDVVGIFAFLGTATLLLM from the coding sequence ATGGAAGAGGACTTTGAAACTCAATCCTCGTCGCAGCAGTTAGAGGCCATTAACGAGGCCTTAAGCAGCGGCATGTATGTGCATGTGCGCAAGATGCTGCACCACATGCCTGCCGCCGATGTCGCTTTCCTGCTCGAGTCTTCTCCTTCCAAGACTCGGGCCGTGCTCTGGCAATTGATCGATCCCGATTTCCACGGTGATGTGCTCGAAGAGCTGTCCGAGGATGTGCGTAATGGCATCATCCGTCAGATGATGCCGGAGAAACTGGCCGGCGCTTTGGAAGACATGGATACCGACGACCTGGCCGAACTGCTGCGCGGCCTGCCGGATACCATCTTCCAGGAAGTACTCAAATCCATGGATGAGCAAGATCGGCAACGGGCCGAGCAGGCCCTGTCCTTTGGTGAGGACACTGCCGGTTTCATCATGAACACGGACACCATCACCCTGCGTCCGGAAGTCACCATCGATGTCATATTGCGTTACCTACGCCTGAAAGGTGATCTGCCCAAAGACACCGACGCCTTCTATGTGGTGAACCGTCATGACAAGCTTATCGGTATTGTGCCATTGACCCGATTGCTTACCGCCACCTCGGATATGACCATCGAAGAGCTTATGAACGAGGAGCCTGAGACGATCCCGGCGGATATGCCCGAAGGCGAAGTGGCGAAGCTGTTCGAACGGTACAACTGGGTGTCGGCACCGGTCGTGGACGAAGATAACCATCTGCTGGGCCGTATCACCATTGATGACGTCGTGGACATTATCCGCGAAGAAGCCGAACACTCCATGATGAGCATGGTGGGTTTGGATGATGAAGAAGATACCTTTGCTCCGGTGCTAAAAAGTACCCAGCGTCGCTCTATCTGGCTGGGTGTGAATCTGGTGACCGCCCTGATGGCCGCCATGGTCAGCGACCTGTTCGAGGCTACCCTGAGTCAGTTAGCCGTCTTAGCCATCCTCAACACCATTGTCCCAAGCATGGGCGGGGTGGCGGGTAATCAAACCCTAACCCTGGTGATCCGCGGTATGGCTCTGGGCCATGTGGGCACCAGTAACGCTCGTTGGCTGATTAACAAGGAGCTGGCTATCGGAGCCTTAAATGGCGTGATTTGGGCGGTACTGATCGCCGGTGTCATCGCCTTGTGGAAGCAGGACCTGGTACTCGGCGGCATCATCGCCTTTGCCATGATGTGCAACATGTTCGCCGCCGGTCTGGCCGGTGCCACCTTGCCACTGATCATGAAGAAGATGAACATCGACCCTGCTCTGGCCGGCAGCGTAATACTGACTACCATCACTGATGTGGTGGGCATTTTCGCCTTCCTTGGCACGGCCACCTTACTGCTGATGTAA
- a CDS encoding MFS transporter — protein MIENRLRVKLALIMTYFVFAILLNSVGTVILQVINSYQVSKEAASVLEGFKDLPIALVSFLVAAYLPRFGYRRAMLVGTTAVGLACLLMPVIPGFLMSKVLFFIVGSAFGMVKVSLYSTVGLITDDRQQHASVMNVIEGMFMMGVLSGYWLFGAFMDADNPSSLGWLNVYWWLAGLSFINVLLLLVTPFSNPVPEGKPMPVREFIAMLKLTYKPLVMVFIISAFLYVLIEQGIGTWLPTFNNEVLNLPTDISVQITSIFAACLAFGRLGAGALMKFFNWYWLLNVCLVVMAVLILVVMPMAGDIDYSVKVTWDNIPAAAFLLPVIGLFMAPIYPAINSIMLSSLPVQQHSPMTGLIVIFSALGGTTGSVITGVVFGRFDGQTAFYFSVIPIAAIMVSLFFFRRLTQVEQGAQATT, from the coding sequence ATGATAGAAAATCGATTGCGTGTAAAACTGGCCCTGATCATGACTTACTTTGTGTTTGCCATACTGCTGAACAGTGTGGGCACGGTCATCTTACAGGTGATCAACTCCTATCAGGTGAGTAAAGAAGCCGCCAGTGTGCTGGAAGGCTTTAAAGATTTACCCATTGCCTTAGTGTCATTTCTGGTGGCGGCTTACCTACCACGCTTTGGTTATCGCCGCGCCATGCTGGTGGGCACTACAGCCGTTGGTCTGGCTTGTTTGTTAATGCCCGTGATTCCTGGGTTCTTAATGTCCAAGGTGTTGTTTTTTATCGTGGGCAGCGCTTTTGGCATGGTCAAAGTCTCGCTGTATTCGACGGTAGGATTGATTACCGACGACCGTCAGCAGCATGCCTCGGTCATGAATGTGATTGAAGGTATGTTTATGATGGGGGTCTTGTCCGGGTACTGGTTGTTTGGTGCCTTTATGGACGCCGATAATCCGTCTTCGTTGGGGTGGCTGAATGTGTATTGGTGGCTGGCGGGATTGTCTTTTATCAACGTGTTATTGCTCTTAGTGACGCCTTTCTCAAATCCGGTTCCTGAGGGCAAGCCCATGCCGGTCAGAGAGTTTATCGCCATGCTTAAGCTTACGTACAAGCCATTGGTGATGGTGTTTATTATTTCGGCCTTTTTGTATGTGCTGATCGAACAGGGCATTGGCACGTGGTTGCCCACCTTCAATAACGAGGTGCTGAATCTGCCGACCGACATCAGTGTACAGATCACCAGTATTTTCGCGGCCTGTCTGGCATTCGGACGCTTAGGGGCAGGGGCGCTGATGAAGTTCTTTAACTGGTACTGGCTATTGAATGTCTGTTTGGTGGTGATGGCGGTGCTGATTCTTGTGGTGATGCCGATGGCCGGTGATATTGACTATTCAGTAAAAGTCACCTGGGATAATATTCCGGCTGCGGCTTTCTTACTGCCCGTGATAGGGCTGTTCATGGCGCCCATTTATCCGGCGATTAACTCCATTATGCTGTCGTCGCTGCCCGTGCAGCAGCACTCACCAATGACAGGACTTATCGTGATCTTTTCGGCTCTGGGCGGTACCACCGGGTCCGTTATCACCGGCGTTGTCTTTGGTCGTTTCGATGGTCAGACGGCGTTTTATTTCTCGGTTATTCCCATTGCCGCCATTATGGTAAGCCTGTTTTTCTTCCGTCGCCTGACTCAAGTGGAGCAGGGCGCTCAGGCGACGACTTAG